The DNA sequence GCTGGCTTCTACAGCACCAAAGCATTCACCCTTTGAGCGGTGAGCCTGGCAGCTTTCCATCTAAATGTTAACTTGGCAGAGGACGCTCACATTCTTTATTTGTACTATTTTCCATTGAACCAAAGTGACAGAACTGCATTCCATCACCTGCACCATATGGGCCGTTTCTGACTTAATCCCACCGGTAATACTCAAAACTACAAGTTAGCTGTAGAAAAAGAACCTGATGCAGGTTCACACGTTTCTTTACTAACATTTGGGTGAATCCGAGACCAAGCAATCTACATACTAACCGTTTCAACCTGataaacaacatactgtaaattgaGATTACTAACTTGCAGAGTTCCTCATACCTTAATTTTTCTTCGTGCTTGAAGAACTCTTTATCATCATTATCCCTTGTATGTTTACAAGCGGCAGCAACCAACCATGAATAAGTTCTTTGTGTCCCTGCTGGCTTGCAGCTCTAGTGTTGCCCAAGGCGGAGCAATTCCTGCAGGCCAGCGTCCAGCCCTACATCAGCTCCATCCTGGAGGCCCTGATGGAGCCCACCAGCCGAGGCTTCTCCGAGGTCCGGGACGTTTTCTTCAAGGAGATGGTGGACATCAGCAAGAACTCGCTCAACGGAGCAGGCAAAGACAAACTGGGAGACGTAAGTCGTgttccccctcctctttctgtctgcatgtgtggaACCGCCAATAGGAACTCTTTCTCTCccaaatgacctgtgattggccaaagtgtCTGGTCACAGGCTAGATTTTCCAAAGCCTATAAACAGAGCCAAGAGTAGCTTCAGAAGTCTACATTTCTTTCAGaacacttgaattacaatacgCTAAAAGATAATTATggatttttttgccaaaaatgCTACAATATTCTGTCTACCCTGGCTTTCAAGCTGCTAGTTGGTAGAGCTGCAGTGTTAGTTGGTGGTGATTCTCTGTGGGTTCGTCACCATGACCCCcattcacattacacacagtcacatGATTCATcgtttaaataaaagaaacgtTGACGAGTGCAGCTTTAACAGACACTCTTTTACTTGCACCAGTGGCAGTAACAGGAAATTAATTTAgctgtcaccccccccccccccccccccccccccccccccccccccccccccccccaaaaaagaaaacacatgcccATGCTGCATTTCCTTCTTCACATAACTGAGTCCAAGCACAGGCCGAAACCTCACTAAGCTTTATACATTGCAGGAACAGGTCAAAGCTGAGTTACCCAGCTCTAATTGTGTTCATCATACTTTGTATGAGActtacatttatatttgtaaaagaaaaaagtggcaGGAGCGTATAACCCCCGGTTCTCATGGAAGGGAATAAAGTACACGGAAAGGAGGAAGAatgatgatgaaaaagtcattaaaaaaatctagGCACTCAAGGTTGGttacaaaaagtgacaaaaggcctttaaatgttaaatgttccTCACCCTGAGGAGGGCTGAAGCCAGTATGCGTTGGTGTATTTTCAGTGTTGCGTTCTGTTAATTAAAGGCCTTTTTATCAACCTTGAGTGCCTAGACActggtttttaatttttagtcatagttcttcctcctttccttgAATTTCAATTAAGTCAGAGAATATGattaaagcttcagtaggtaacttttgtaaaaatgtattttttacacatttgttaaaactgtcactatctCCAGACTATGAGATAGATaatatgagacagataatctgtaaaaaaaaaaaaacaagctcctgtggctcctgccATTGCTCCTACTGAcacttgcagaaatacaccgctcccggtccgaaacagccaatcagagccaggaggactgtCTTAGCACTGTCAATCACTCTCGTGTACGCGCTGctcataccccccccccccccccccccccccccccccccccccccccccccccgcacagcGCGTACCGTGTTCAAGCTCAAGATTGtctgtgtgctgcagctgtgcaaATCGCGGAGAAACaacttttcaggaaaactgccaatttctcgagtgacacctgctcagaaaacaaagacgggcaaacagaagaagaccgaTGACGGAAAGCGAGCTAAAAAAGAGTTAAACCAAGCCCAAAATTAAACAAGGGTCAACATCAGAGCgtcttttcagaggtggagggagctacgcctcctgaaaggattcaacacggATTCAGAGCTAGCATCATTTCTGCTTGACATGTACGTATCTCtccttgatttgtttcattttttaagaactacacaactaagataGCGATGGTTACGGTATCACTGGTGATAGCGCAAATCTCATttgactctgtagcttgttgctaagtctaacagttagcttgttagcttgtagaacggcaggaatgttgtagctAGCAGGTGAAGTTTAACTTTACCTGCAAACTCCTTCACCCTCGGTAGAAGCAATATTGTTTCGAAACCTACATTTAGTAAgtcaaaatgctttttgtcgatcacaattaaatgtagcttAGCTATGGTGAAACGCGTTTAATTGTGCGCTGTCACTGTCAACGTTTGGCAAGGCAGAATACTACTTTTGATAATTTTTAAACATGCACGTTttgttccccctcaggatgtaatttgtaaatcaaatgtctgacGCAAGTTCtttatgctccttcaacaggtcagacatggcCCCAGACGCAGAGGCACGTGAAGGAGTCTCCTTCAgtccaaattaaaatgttcaggatttccttgtgcaggagcaaaaaaagctgatttatcttacccatatgcaaaataaaacctaagacatatttctaagatgttgttattccttggCTTAGTGAGCTTCCTCAGTGATTCATCTTTTctactgaaagtttagtgtttttaattgatccaaaagttaattcagtaatgtactgtgtaaagtattAACATAtctttttaatagaaatattttaaataagcaatatttttacataaagtattcaaagttttaaaagcacagcacacaacagctataCGCCCCTCAGAATCCCAGCTCTGCATTGTCCATGAGGATGTGGAAAGCATCGGTGCTTACTAGCGTGCGCGTTCATGGCATGCACCGCTGTGGAGGGGgggctgtagcgcagcagagagcaagggggagggacctgtcaggtgtgcttgttcaaatttttaggctaagtccacgttttctcagaactccctactgcagctttaatgttAAAGCTGATGTAGGTAGGATTGCAAAGATCCAGTACTTAGGCCAAAAAATTTGAACATCGACAAAATCTTtagtccctcccccctttctgctaaagcccaaaactgtctcctaagcccctcccccccacgAGGGAGAATGAATGGATGTGCATGAGCATTGATAACACAGTAGTTCTACTcgaacatagggtcagtttcagcagaTATGACAGCAAGTTAGTTTTAGAAGTCTTACCCACTGCACCTTTAATGTGAATAGAGTATTGCCAGATATTTGGTTAGAATAAAATGAGTTAGTTGCCCTTTGTGACCTGAACAATCAGCtcaccctctttctctgttctggTCTTAATTCTCCTTGTATGATGCTCGTAGCACCTTGATcacactcttctctctctctcttccccccagCACATGGAGAGGCTGTCCATGCTCGCCTTCCACCCGGTGAAGATGCAAAGCTGTTATGAGAAGGTGGAGCAGCTCAATCTGGAGGGGCTGCAGCAGAGGTTTGACGTGGCCAGCCCCTCGGTGTTTGTCAACAGGGCTCAGATCCTCATGAGGGAGGTGAGGTGCTACAGCAGCAGATTTCTCTGGTTAGAATACAAATAATTAGCATGTAGCAAAGCAGTGTGAGGAGGCCTGAAAACACTCTTTGTGAGACAACACGTAACCTGTCCTGCCGGTGGTACAGTCTCTACTTCCACCtgctggacaaaaaaaactatttgtaaaGATGAACAGTGAGAGCACCAGCATCAGTGCTACTGCATCAGTCTAACTTTAGTGTTTCTGACAGCAAATGGACAATGCAGTGTACACATTcgagcagctgctgcagcagtctTTGGAGACCCAGGGAGAAGACGACATGTGCAAGACCATGCAGCGATGCCAGGACAGGGTCCTCAAGGTAAACAGAGAAGTGGTTTAGTACACAAACGGTAAGTAAAGACAGTAACCTCATCAATAGTTTTCCCTATTTTAGCTGCCGCACATTACAGAATAAagcaaaataatataaaaacagacttttagAATGAGTTCACCCAAATCccctccagaaaaaaaaaccataTTTCTCAGTTCCAGCATAAGCCAGTCCTGGCTAAGATGAATCCACCTGAGACAGACAGTATCTGTTCACACTGTGTATTTAATTCATCTCCAGAGGGAATCTGGGTTTCAGCAGAAGCAGTAGGAAATGTTGGAAGATGTGAATTAGTAAAGTAAGTGTGATGAGTAGAAAAGTCATTATGAGTCATTGTGCGCTCCATGTGTTTCTGGTCTTTCCCTGTCAGAAATATGATTATGACAGTAGCACAGTGCGTAAGAAGTTCTTCAGAGAGAGTCTCCTGCAGATCATCATCCCCTACATGCTGCAGCAGCTCTCGCCATCCTGCTCACCTGTGAGTAACACGGGCTCAAATCCCCTTCTCAACgctgatctatctatctatctatctatctatctatctatctatctatcattacAGTATTGTGACTCTCCATCTTTTTAAGGCTGACTGTACTCTGAATTTAAGATCCAACTTTGGCTGCTTAGGTCCagacagataatattgtccagtatCAACTTCTCTAAGTGTCGGACAcgcagacacttagagggaggagttataaagtttgatggccacaggcaggaatgacttcctgtggcgctctgtggtgcattttggtaAAATGAGTGCTCCTGTGATTTagcagcaagccatggagtgggtgcgagacattgtccaagacggcatgtagtttggacagcgtcctcctctctgacaccaccaccagagagtccagatccacccccacaacgtcactggccttgcgggtcagtttgttgagtctgttggcgaccgctaccctcagcctgctgccccagcatgcaactgcaaagaggatagcactggccaccagactcataaaacatcctcagcatcGTCCTGCAGATGTTGCAGATGTATATGTCACTGGCTTGCTCTACCGTACCCATACAGCTCTTCCTACGCCAAACCGGTACCAGACATTCACAGGACAAAGTAAAGCTACTAAGAAGAGCTGAATAAGAATCATAAACCAAGAGATTATCTGgggcaaaacaaataaaaatgtgaagttTATTTCAAGACTGAACCTTTGTTTGCAGCAATCTAGTTTCTGATTTACAGTGCAAGGACGTTTTGAGTTATTATCAGTAACCTACTCGTTTGTCAGCCCTAAACATAGTACTCTTCGATTTCCTCGGTccaatcacacaaaaaacatgaaacactcTGCTTTtgccttgttttcattttcaacccataaaaaaagtgttgattttgcaTCAACAAAAATGAACGTTGCAATACTTTAAAACCCCTgcgttgtcttcctgtcgaccatcaagttgttatggttagggttttgtgcatttttttcgatgtttttgttgcttttttttttaaacgttagTGTCAGTTATTTTGACGCTAAATTaattatggtcaataaacttaaTTTGGATTACATTATACTtcattttttagttaaaaaaactgaaattatgaattattttgactaaaggTTCAGATCAGATGATGATGAGTGGGTCACAGACTGGTATGCCAAAGTTTAGTCAGGCTACCTTGAAagcatttaaactttttttttttaatgttgtgaagGAGCTGCCCCGTTTCGAAGAGCTCATCTTCGAGGACTTCTCCCGTTTCCTGCTGGTGGAAAACATGTTCGAGGAGGTGGTGCTGCAGTCTGTCTCCAGGGACATAATGATGGGTGAgggccaaaaaaacacaagatttaaaaatgatttgactAAATAGCAGTGGTGTGTTCTATATTAGTTGAGAAAGTGGACTTTAAACAGAccttcaggaagacaggaagatTTTTTTCAGAAGTTGGGACGGCAGCTACACTGTACTTTGTAATCCTTAACTCTCAATTGGAAATTCATGAAATGCTCCTGTGTAATTCATCAAAGTCTCCCAAAGTTTCTTCTCGGATGTGAAATTAGATGTGCTCTCCTGACTTTTTCCCATAACAAGTGATATTTATCTattgttctctttctttgtccagCTGTGAAGGAGGCAGCTCTCCAAAGGAGACACAATCTGTACAGGGACAGCATGATCCTGACCAACAGCGACCCCAACCTGCACCTGCTTGGAGAAAACCCTCAGGTGGATTGGGCTACTAAATTTGGCGGCGACGAGCCGGAGGGCTCTGTCAGTGGGGGCAGAGTTGAAGGAGGGGGTTCTGGGAGCAGACGCAGGCAGGTGGTGTCCATGATCCAGCTGGACGGGGTGCCTTTGCCATTCGAGTCCTGCCTGGAGGTCCCAGGCGTGGAGCTTATCCCTGAGGAGGATGCCGAGATGTTTGAGGAGGACCAAGGCCCGGCTGGGGAACCCAAGTCTCCTGACAGCGTGGATGGAATCAGAGACCTGATCAATCCAGTGGTGGAGATGGTGATTCCAGTGTCCCTGGAGAGCCAGAGGACGGAGCCCACCAGAGGCACCGTCACCATGCAGGATGGGCTGCAGGAGCACGTGACACACGTCACCACTGTGGTGGAGGACTTCCCCAGGAAATCTCTGCGAGACAAGACGACACCGCAGACAATTCTGCAGCAGCTAGGAGGAAGCAGGAAGCAGGAAGCCGATAAGGAGCATCAGGAAGAAGCAGCCATCAAAAACGCCATCGAGGAAATAGAGATAGCGGTGCAGGAAGACGAGGGGGAACGGATCGCTGAGGTCTCCACAGCGGATCTGGATTACGAGTCGTCACCGCGACCACCCCTGGCTTCAGACTTTAGCTCGCAAAACGACAGTGTCTTCCAGTCACAGACCAACGAGGGGCTGGATGAAGATGAGCCGCAGCCAATCACAAACGGTCTGAACGGAGAGGACAAAGTTATCGACCCGGTGGAAGTGGAAGTGGTTTTAGCGTAGGAAGTAAATCCTCTGGACAGGACTCTGAAAGTGGAGAAAGCCTTGAAGAGAAAGCAGCAGAGCGCATCACATGTAACGGGAGAGAAGTGGGAAGAATAAGGCGTGTATTTAAAGGTTTCATTCAAAGTTTATCGCCGTTGACAACGCGGACTCCAAAACCAACTCTCCCATCCGTCCCACGGCTGATTTCTTCGGTGATCGGTTCCTTTCTATCCAGCGTAGTGAATCTCAATGCAGAGTGTATTCGTATTTTGTGTATGAACTgatttaacccttatgttgtcttctctcatgattttgtcccttttgacgTGTTTTTGAACGTTCGTCACTttctttgacgttttcaacactatgtcacactaacttattaactttagttttaaagttattttgggAATGTATGCTCAATAAACGTCATTTACAGAAAATtatgtttgagttacaaaagcagaaattaggaattatttagactaaaattaaataaatggatgttgatgctaataacagactggaacatgtcaacctttactcaatactatttcaaaaccacttcaattgttttttcaaatgctagaattgaataagacaccccaaaatgaatgaaagtagagatttgtacttgccaaagaacGCTGAATCAATCagttttgggtaattaaaaggATCATTGGGATAtgaaaaacgggtcaatttgacccgaggacaacatgagggataaacCCATCTGCTCCTTATTATTATGCTATGTTAACAGGCTGAAGGTTCCTCACAGGGATCAGGGACTTTAAAGTGATAATCCACTTTTTAAACCTTACAAAATAAGGGAGGACTACTaagttattcatgtttttttgtttgtttttctaaatgtttccCTTTGTATTGCTTTAATAATGAGACACAGCCTCTACCTGGGCAGCAGGCGGTGCTACGAGCAACATTTAGATGGTGTAAGGGGATTTCTATGTGTATTTTAACTACTAACTGCTGAAATACTGGTATctatttttataaattgtattttttttaatgcagtttgTTCACTTGGAAGATTTTTCCTGTATTCGCAAATGGCCTTAATGTTTCAACACTAGATATTTAGGACAATCTGTCAGGAATGATTTGCATTTCCACTGTCATTTGATAAGAGGTTTTataacaaaacaaccaaaattatttttttcttgtcccTT is a window from the Etheostoma cragini isolate CJK2018 chromosome 16, CSU_Ecrag_1.0, whole genome shotgun sequence genome containing:
- the niban2a gene encoding protein Niban 2a, with the translated sequence MGDVVSSHLDESRREMITARTRDVMKEFGDAFEQQYSVALFNRVRFEIEGGGGTQSQLLHRKDPLAGRSIFSGSLFQYLEENRKWRSRFVSVPNSYTIRLYESKTAHERGLHPKVTINCAGYRALTSMEEYIELINTSLPGIKAKASSAPFIKCASQFPLILWHPYARHQYFCVLTEKEQKKWHAVLQDCVRHCNNGLSEDCTVQTPAFTDAVRLHRQAKGHYGTWDMMCGTPPQILANLVMETLQPELRSVIGPRLKGKLQQRQRDWMLISDAVYRQVLSQTTGQYDAVVEGCEAQRGQLDARLRTDMDQIITSKEHVSSKIRALVLPKAEQFLQASVQPYISSILEALMEPTSRGFSEVRDVFFKEMVDISKNSLNGAGKDKLGDHMERLSMLAFHPVKMQSCYEKVEQLNLEGLQQRFDVASPSVFVNRAQILMREQMDNAVYTFEQLLQQSLETQGEDDMCKTMQRCQDRVLKKYDYDSSTVRKKFFRESLLQIIIPYMLQQLSPSCSPELPRFEELIFEDFSRFLLVENMFEEVVLQSVSRDIMMAVKEAALQRRHNLYRDSMILTNSDPNLHLLGENPQVDWATKFGGDEPEGSVSGGRVEGGGSGSRRRQVVSMIQLDGVPLPFESCLEVPGVELIPEEDAEMFEEDQGPAGEPKSPDSVDGIRDLINPVVEMVIPVSLESQRTEPTRGTVTMQDGLQEHVTHVTTVVEDFPRKSLRDKTTPQTILQQLGGSRKQEADKEHQEEAAIKNAIEEIEIAVQEDEGERIAEVSTADLDYESSPRPPLASDFSSQNDSVFQSQTNEGLDEDEPQPITNGLNGEDKVIDPVEVEVVLA